In the Cydia amplana chromosome 14, ilCydAmpl1.1, whole genome shotgun sequence genome, one interval contains:
- the LOC134653969 gene encoding elongation factor 1-beta', with amino-acid sequence MAFGDVKTAQGLNDLNKYLAERSYVSGWVPSQADVQVFEQVGKAPAGSVPHALRWYNHIASYTPAERKAWAAGVSPLTAGGKPTAAPAKVEDDDDDVDLFGSGDEEEDAEAARIREERLKAYSEKKSKKPALIAKSSILLDVKPWDDETDMKELEKQVRTIEMDGLLWGASKLVPVGYGIHKLQIMCVIEDDKVSVDLLTEKIQEFEDFVQSVDIAAFNKI; translated from the exons ATGGCTTTCGGAGACGTTAAAACCGCCCAGGGTCTCAATGACCTGAACAAATATTTGGCTGAGAGGAGTTACGTATCCGG GTGGGTGCCTTCTCAAGCTGATGTTCAGGTGTTCGAGCAGGTCGGCAAGGCGCCGGCCGGCAGCGTGCCGCACGCGCTGCGCTGGTACAACCACATCGCGTCGTACACGCCCGCCGAGCGCAAGGCCTGGGCGGCCGGCGTCAGCCCGCTGACCGCCGGCGGCAAGCCCACCGCCGCGCCCGCCAAGGttgaggatgatgatgatgatgtcgaCCTGTTCGGATCTGGAGATGAGGAAGAG gatGCGGAAGCTGCCCGCATCAGGGAAGAGCGTCTTAAGGCGTATTCAGAGAAGAAATCCAAGAAACCAGCCCTCATCGCCAAGTCATCTATCCTCCTTGATGTCAAACCCTGGGATGACGAGACAGACATGAAGGAATTAGAGAAGCAAGTCCGCACTATAGAGATGGACGGTCTCCTGTGGGGTGCCTCCAAACTTGTCCCTGTAGGCTACGGTATCCACAAGCTGCAGATCATGTGTGTCATTGAAGACGACAAGGTCTCCGTCGATCTTCTCACTGAGAAAATCCAAGAATTTGAAGATTTCGTCCAGTCTGTTGACATTGCTGCCTTCAACAAGATCTAA
- the LOC134653970 gene encoding NADH-ubiquinone oxidoreductase 75 kDa subunit, mitochondrial, whose translation MLRQPLSRALALTAAPRVAPVARHYADQVQKQPEKIEVFIDDKPVHVFPGTTILQAAAEVGVEIPRFCYHERLAVAGNCRMCLVEVEKSPKPAAACAMPVMKGMRIKTNSDLTRKAREGVMEFLLVNHPLDCPICDQGGECDLQDQSMAFGSDKSRFTDIHFSGKRAVEDKDVGPLIKTIMTRCIHCTRCIRFASEVAGVDDFGTTGRGGDMQVGTYVEKMFLSELSGNIIDLCPVGALTSKPYSFAARPWETRRIDSVDVLDPLGSNIVVATRTNEVLRILPRTNEEINEEWLSDKSRFACDGLKRQRLVTPMLKDSRGNLTPVEWEDALVEAGRALRDCPGDKLVVVAGALADAEALVALKDLANKLGSEAACTEQGFPTAGAGTDLRSSYLLNTKIANVEEADLVLLVGTNVRFEAPLLNARIRKAFIHRDTDVAFIGPKVDLTYDYIHVGEDASIVKELASGSSSHPVLKRLDQAQRPVVIIGADQLSGADGAALLAHTQELALKLQDKLADKDWKVLNVLQRTASQVAALDIGYQPGVDAALAAGPKVVYLLGADAGVVTRDKLPKDAVVIYQGHHGDAGAEMADIVLPGAAYTEKRATYVNAEGRAQQTLPAVTPPGKAREDWKIIRALSEVVGARLPYDNLDEVRLRLGEASPALLTYGDVQANNYFAQARALNQSLQKPVSGKLDVQLKTLEDFFMTDAISRASPTMAKCVQAVIKQKASPY comes from the exons ATGCTGCGCCAGCCGCTGTCTCGGGCGCTAGCGCTGACCGCGGCGCCCCGTGTGGCTCCGGTCGCGCGCCACTACGCCGACCAGGTTCAGAAACAACCGGAAAAGATAGAAGTTTTCATTGACGACAAACCTGTACATGTCTTCCCTGGCACCACTATATTGCAG gcTGCTGCAGAAGTGGGCGTAGAGATCCCTCGTTTCTGTTACCATGAGCGGCTGGCCGTAGCCGGCAATTGCAGAATGTGCCTGGTAGAAGTAGAGAAGTCCCCAAAGCCGGCGGCAGCTTGTGCCATGCCGGTCATGAAGGGCATGAGGATCAAAACCAACTCGGACTTGACCAGGAAGGCCCGTGAAGGTGTCATGGAGTTCCTACTTGTGAACCATCCTCTGGATTGCCCCATCTGCGACCAGGGTGGAGAATGTGATCTTCAGGATCAATCAATGGCTTTTGGATCTGATAAGAGTCGCTTCACTGACATACATTTCTCAGGAAAGAG GGCCGTCGAGGACAAGGATGTCGGGCCTCTCATCAAAACCATCATGACGCGTTGCATCCACTGCACGCGTTGCATCCGTTTCGCGTCTGAAGTCGCCGGCGTCGATGACTTCGGGACGACCGGCCGTGGTGGTGACATGCAG GTCGGCACGTACGTGGAGAAGATGTTTCTGTCGGAGCTTTCGGGCAACATCATCGACCTGTGCCCCGTCGGGGCGCTCACCTCCAAGCCGTACAGCTTCGCGGCCCGGCCCTGGGAGACGCGCAGG ATCGACTCGGTGGACGTGCTGGACCCGCTGGGCAGCAACATCGTGGTGGCCACGCGGACCAACGAGGTGCTGCGCATCCTGCCCCGGACCAACGAG GAGATCAACGAAGAGTGGTTGTCGGACAAGTCTCGCTTCGCGTGCGACGGGCTGAAGCGGCAGCGCCTCGTGACGCCCATGCTGAAGGACTCGCGCGGCAACCTGACCCCCGTCGAGTGGGAGGACGCTCTGGTGGAGGCCGGCCGCGCGCTCAGGGACTGCCCCGGAGACAAg CTGGTGGTGGTGGCGGGCGCCCTGGCGGACGCGGAAGCCCTGGTGGCGCTGAAGGACCTCGCCAACAAGCTGGGCAGCGAGGCGGCCTGCACCGAGCAGGGCTTCCCCACGGCCGGCGCCGGCACCGACCTGCGCTCCTCCTACCTGCTCAACACTAAGATCGCCA ACGTTGAAGAGGCGGACTTAGTGCTACTCGTCGGCACAAACGTCCGTTTCGAGGCCCCCCTGCTCAACGCGCGCATCCGCAAGGCCTTCATCCACCGCGACACGGATGTGGCCTTCATCGGGCCGAAGGTCGATCTCACCTATGATTACATT CACGTCGGCGAGGACGCGTCGATCGTGAAAGAGCTCGCGTCCGGCTCGTCCTCGCACCCGGTCCTCAAGCGGCTGGATCAAGCACAGCGGCCTGTAGTCATCATCGGCGCCGACCAGCTGAGTGGTGCGGACGGCGCCGCGCTGCTCGCGCACACGCAGGAGCTGGCCTTGAAGCTGCAGGACAAGCTCGCTGACAAGGACTGGAAG GTCCTGAACGTGCTTCAAAGGACCGCGTCACAAGTGGCGGCCTTAGACATCGGCTACCAACCCGGCGTAGACGCAGCTCTGGCCGCCGGACCAAAGGTTGTGTACCTGCTGGGCGCGGACGCAGGGGTCGTCACACGCGACAAGCTGCCCAAGGATGCTGTCGTTATATATCAAG GTCACCACGGCGACGCGGGTGCAGAGATGGCAGACATCGTGCTCCCCGGCGCGGCGTACACGGAGAAGCGCGCCACGTACGTGAACGCGGAGGGGCGCGCGCAGCAGACGCTGCCCGCCGTCACGCCGCCCGGCAAGGCCCGAGAGGACTGGAAGATCATCAG AGCCCTATCAGAGGTGGTAGGCGCGCGGCTGCCGTACGACAACCTAGACGAGGTGCGCTTGCGGCTCGGCGAGGCGAGCCCCGCGCTGCTCACGTACGGCGACGTGCAGGCTAACAACTACTTCGCGCAGGCGCGTGCGCTCAACCAG AGTCTCCAAAAGCCCGTGTCGGGCAAGCTGGACGTGCAACTCAAGACGCTGGAGGACTTTTTCATGACGGACGCCATCTCGCGCGCCTCGCCCACCATGGCCAAGTGCGTGCAGGCCGTCATCAAGCAGAAGGCGTCGCCTTATTAA